A region of Selenomonadales bacterium 4137-cl DNA encodes the following proteins:
- a CDS encoding DUF5309 family protein has product MASRTYETVGLIEDISDVLTNISPKDTPYYSMFSKGEATGMEHSWLTDSLRAPGANKHAEDADLAAAAATPRVKLTNSVQIFQSGYWVTESQQAVLKAAVKDELGLQMQKCMKELALDVEWAYVNQNTRATSAQSTVGQLGGVRMFNDVNVIDNEGTPRAFEEALVNDAMEAQWKKGGNADFLFCSGKNKRTLSGFTAGTTKNRDMTDKKLVNVIEVYESDFGTVRTMAHRLYDNTRIDILQTDLFRTCYLIPFKQTPLPKDSLKIGKNINGQLTLECRTKDAHAAIIDLQA; this is encoded by the coding sequence ATGGCTTCTCGTACTTACGAAACCGTAGGTCTGATTGAGGATATCTCCGATGTCCTGACCAACATCAGCCCCAAAGACACCCCCTACTACAGCATGTTCTCCAAAGGTGAAGCCACCGGAATGGAACATAGCTGGCTCACCGACTCCCTGCGTGCGCCCGGTGCCAATAAGCACGCCGAAGATGCCGACCTGGCCGCTGCCGCCGCGACTCCTCGCGTCAAGCTGACCAATAGCGTGCAAATCTTCCAGTCCGGTTACTGGGTAACCGAATCGCAGCAAGCCGTCCTCAAGGCCGCAGTAAAGGACGAACTCGGTCTGCAAATGCAGAAGTGTATGAAGGAACTGGCCTTGGACGTTGAGTGGGCGTATGTCAACCAGAACACCCGCGCCACTTCCGCCCAATCCACGGTTGGTCAACTCGGCGGCGTGCGGATGTTCAACGATGTCAATGTGATTGACAACGAAGGTACTCCCCGCGCCTTCGAAGAGGCTCTCGTGAATGACGCTATGGAAGCCCAATGGAAGAAGGGCGGCAACGCCGACTTCCTGTTCTGCTCCGGCAAGAACAAACGGACTCTGAGCGGCTTCACCGCCGGGACTACCAAGAACCGCGACATGACCGACAAGAAACTGGTGAACGTCATCGAAGTCTACGAAAGCGATTTCGGGACTGTTCGTACTATGGCTCACCGCCTGTACGATAACACCAGGATCGACATCCTCCAGACCGACCTGTTCCGCACCTGCTACCTCATCCCCTTCAAGCAGACCCCGCTGCCGAAGGACTCTCTCAAAATCGGCAAGAACATCAACGGTCAACTCACCCTTGAGTGCCGTACCAAAGATGCTCACGCCGCGATCATCGACCTCCAAGCCTAG
- a CDS encoding pyocin knob domain-containing protein: MGIRIRLFRGKEATIPKLMVGELAFTTDTNKLLLGTDAGNQSFATVVLNNHVLDAMAHPATSITMQAVSGLLATNVQGGFSEIMGIINNHLNDTDNPHDVTVEQIGAETPEGTTEKINDAIATFVESFGIGGDAAPLIGADLNVAGATGLYFCSGCTNTPSGKDGYLINVKRATVGYDIQLFLNVDGTGYFFRYMVANTWGDWNQVATMEDVIKSGQDVSASDINNLGDNVGFFYGSGMTNAPDSGSWFIYQNSVADGANKEQTATSFADGKTYKRVKTAGVWGGWRFSPTLNEPTEAEQGKFLRGDMTWQTITPGSMLTLAHMASPLNTALTDYDVLAKASFHAEASRFKPTIKVLVSEKGNGNVKVDVTDGTNTVTAEMLNKNNANYATQTVDIDCSTLLDNAVWTVVLSGRAVSGEYVVSRLLVQGVPADALADLPLITQTPNMSVNMSSLTKLDIRKFPVNMAYDTACKLRVVAKVSLDPGTTAALVKFIATSTDGTQTSILDTTLSYDASGIQTALLDFPNVIAPTVSVEVQGATNGSFRLEHWEVRLVV, from the coding sequence ATGGGTATTAGAATACGCCTTTTCCGTGGCAAAGAGGCGACCATACCCAAGCTTATGGTGGGTGAGCTGGCATTCACCACTGACACCAATAAACTTCTCTTAGGCACGGATGCAGGCAACCAAAGTTTCGCAACTGTCGTTCTGAATAACCATGTGCTAGATGCGATGGCCCACCCCGCTACCTCCATTACGATGCAGGCGGTATCCGGCCTACTGGCGACCAACGTGCAAGGCGGCTTCTCCGAAATAATGGGGATAATCAACAACCATCTGAATGACACCGATAATCCCCACGATGTGACCGTTGAACAGATAGGAGCGGAAACGCCGGAAGGTACTACCGAAAAAATCAATGATGCTATTGCCACTTTCGTGGAGTCTTTCGGTATCGGCGGAGATGCGGCTCCTCTCATCGGCGCCGATCTGAATGTGGCGGGGGCGACTGGCCTTTACTTCTGTTCCGGATGCACTAATACGCCTAGCGGGAAAGATGGCTATCTCATCAATGTGAAAAGGGCAACGGTGGGATACGACATCCAATTGTTCCTCAACGTCGATGGGACTGGTTATTTCTTCCGCTACATGGTAGCCAACACTTGGGGAGACTGGAATCAAGTTGCTACCATGGAGGATGTCATTAAGAGTGGGCAGGACGTAAGCGCCTCCGACATCAACAACCTTGGCGACAACGTAGGCTTCTTCTACGGTAGTGGGATGACTAATGCACCGGATAGTGGTTCGTGGTTCATTTATCAGAACTCGGTAGCCGATGGAGCCAACAAGGAGCAGACCGCAACCTCTTTCGCCGATGGTAAGACTTATAAGAGGGTCAAAACCGCAGGCGTATGGGGTGGTTGGAGATTTTCTCCGACCCTTAATGAACCCACGGAAGCGGAGCAGGGCAAGTTCCTTCGTGGAGACATGACTTGGCAGACCATTACTCCTGGTTCGATGTTGACCCTTGCCCACATGGCAAGCCCCCTCAACACCGCCCTTACCGATTACGATGTTTTGGCGAAGGCAAGTTTCCACGCCGAAGCGTCGAGGTTCAAGCCGACTATCAAGGTGCTTGTCTCCGAGAAGGGTAATGGTAATGTCAAGGTGGATGTGACCGATGGGACCAACACGGTGACGGCGGAAATGTTGAACAAGAACAACGCCAATTATGCCACCCAGACCGTAGACATCGACTGCTCCACCCTGCTTGACAACGCCGTCTGGACGGTAGTGCTATCCGGTAGGGCGGTGTCTGGTGAGTATGTAGTAAGCCGCCTCCTCGTGCAGGGTGTCCCTGCGGATGCGCTTGCCGATCTACCGCTTATCACTCAAACCCCCAACATGTCTGTGAACATGTCCTCACTAACTAAACTAGATATACGCAAGTTCCCTGTGAACATGGCGTATGACACGGCTTGTAAGTTGAGGGTTGTTGCCAAGGTGAGTCTCGATCCGGGAACCACCGCCGCCCTTGTGAAGTTCATTGCGACCTCTACGGATGGCACGCAGACCAGTATCCTCGACACCACCCTCTCCTACGATGCGAGTGGCATTCAGACCGCCCTTCTTGACTTCCCCAATGTTATTGCCCCTACGGTGAGCGTGGAGGTGCAGGGAGCCACTAACGGTAGCTTCCGTCTGGAGCATTGGGAAGTAAGGTTGGTGGTATAG
- a CDS encoding SPRY domain-containing protein, with protein MAQIIRPNLWSQAKSIGSVTITKDQVYYIQGQQALAEMGKTSGKWFFEVQWVTGSVAALVAGVSCLGFSDYRGWYANTGQRVSPSTGYQNWEGTGYTYGDYIGVAVDLNEGTIGFYRNGVFRGTAFTDLKTMVGLMYPGVWAGGTGNYTIKINSGAPGNTFQYPAPSGYKPWCIAGENNNAPSMYLPKTYRKL; from the coding sequence ATGGCGCAGATAATCCGACCCAACCTATGGAGCCAGGCAAAGTCAATCGGCTCGGTTACTATTACAAAGGACCAGGTGTACTACATCCAAGGTCAGCAAGCCCTCGCCGAGATGGGGAAGACCTCGGGGAAGTGGTTCTTCGAGGTCCAGTGGGTCACGGGTAGTGTAGCCGCCTTGGTCGCTGGAGTCTCCTGTCTCGGCTTCTCAGACTACAGGGGATGGTACGCCAATACCGGACAGCGAGTGTCTCCGAGTACCGGCTATCAAAACTGGGAGGGGACTGGGTACACTTACGGCGACTACATCGGCGTGGCTGTGGACCTCAATGAAGGGACCATTGGCTTCTACCGAAATGGAGTCTTCCGGGGGACCGCCTTCACTGACCTCAAGACTATGGTGGGGCTCATGTACCCCGGAGTGTGGGCGGGTGGTACAGGGAACTACACCATCAAGATAAACTCCGGCGCTCCGGGTAACACCTTCCAGTATCCTGCCCCATCCGGGTATAAACCATGGTGCATCGCAGGGGAGAATAACAATGCCCCATCCATGTACTTACCCAAAACCTATCGCAAACTTTAA
- a CDS encoding radical SAM protein, whose translation MKPFREVYNCDSVTINVTNQCNLRCTYCFEKDRPDGMITPENICKVMDIVYNRLDGDRVFMVNLFGGEPLLNWEAIKALILHIDKMHYVARVGITTNLTILTEEMIQMFDDYGVVLLVSMDGTKKAHDTGRCGTYDIVKENLLRLKDRGLAHAVEVRMTVTPENVRELHQGVCEVMDMGFDHIVPCLATDCEWDDEAKGVLAQEFEMVVQTYLKVLYDHTSKRNVGIKTVDDYLYSNLVPFTPDRLRCAIGTNRWCAIGVDGEVMPCHQFHTNQAFSDFSIGNIFEGVDDTLIADPPEFTVQEKCQGCIAMSVCKGGCQAQNFSTTGDFGDATDAYCETSKIMAGIVKRYQKAIVDSPNPRSRRLVQLRENLKLKHYFDTVVMETNILSPDFPVRMAHFQSQLKQMEKIILPSFWIYFVLKLYPVGAMIGGEDIGKPWVESPVHVAECGREY comes from the coding sequence TTGAAGCCATTCCGCGAGGTTTATAATTGCGATTCAGTCACTATCAATGTGACGAACCAATGTAACCTTCGATGCACTTACTGTTTTGAAAAAGACCGCCCAGACGGCATGATTACGCCAGAGAACATCTGTAAGGTCATGGACATCGTCTACAACCGACTAGATGGCGACAGGGTCTTCATGGTGAACTTGTTTGGCGGAGAGCCTCTCCTCAACTGGGAAGCTATCAAGGCTCTCATCCTCCACATCGACAAGATGCACTATGTCGCTAGGGTTGGTATCACGACGAACCTGACCATCCTCACCGAAGAGATGATTCAGATGTTCGATGACTACGGTGTGGTTCTTCTGGTGTCGATGGACGGCACGAAGAAGGCTCACGACACAGGTCGCTGCGGAACCTACGATATCGTCAAGGAGAATCTCCTGCGGCTTAAAGATCGTGGCCTAGCCCATGCTGTTGAGGTTAGGATGACCGTCACGCCGGAGAATGTTAGGGAACTCCACCAGGGTGTCTGCGAAGTCATGGATATGGGCTTTGACCATATCGTCCCCTGTCTGGCTACGGACTGCGAGTGGGATGACGAGGCCAAGGGTGTATTAGCTCAAGAGTTTGAGATGGTTGTCCAGACCTACCTCAAAGTCCTGTACGACCACACGAGCAAGAGAAATGTCGGCATCAAGACGGTTGACGATTACCTCTATTCGAACCTTGTGCCGTTTACGCCGGATAGGCTCCGGTGCGCCATAGGAACTAATCGGTGGTGTGCGATAGGCGTTGACGGAGAGGTAATGCCGTGCCACCAATTCCATACGAATCAAGCCTTCTCCGACTTTAGCATTGGCAACATCTTTGAGGGGGTAGATGATACCCTTATCGCCGATCCGCCGGAGTTTACCGTGCAGGAGAAGTGCCAAGGATGTATCGCCATGTCCGTCTGCAAGGGAGGTTGCCAAGCACAGAACTTCTCCACCACAGGGGACTTTGGGGACGCTACCGATGCCTACTGTGAGACTTCGAAGATAATGGCAGGCATAGTGAAGAGATACCAGAAGGCGATAGTCGATTCGCCGAATCCTCGTTCCCGCCGTCTGGTTCAACTGAGGGAGAACCTCAAACTCAAGCACTACTTCGACACGGTGGTCATGGAGACTAACATTCTGTCACCGGATTTCCCTGTCAGAATGGCTCACTTCCAGAGCCAGTTAAAGCAGATGGAGAAAATCATCCTGCCTTCGTTTTGGATTTACTTCGTCTTGAAACTGTACCCGGTTGGGGCAATGATTGGGGGTGAAGATATTGGCAAGCCGTGGGTCGAAAGTCCAGTACACGTTGCAGAATGTGGACGAGAATACTAA
- a CDS encoding SPASM domain-containing protein encodes MFSAIHEITFKISSYCNLDCVYCFQTRDSKTQDVPFTKYIYLVKFMEQLPLADRVEIKITGGESSLFIEQIRHAYRQLKKIERTREVKLWFTTISNGTNIEGILGLMNEGVLDAEGCKISWDGIHSASKSRKPKNPAYDDEFFKERIRTLGCSKWRDKVLVRIAVTPDTVDDLYASFRFALDCGCSKLEYYFLTDCDEYRNPEFASKFAEQLRLIAADHAENPFNWFNWDTLAFTELVLPKDNRTKLRSIGCRHLGRSLYIAANGDVYPCGFFVPDSQFGYCQYKLGNIEDGFKRETVEEFVTEYMKQPMCDYQYCDNLHCFECPALTKYRTGHMNHKLCQACTLRDIERQVFAEFPGKVDVEQTKRIFDFSKDWGISTDNVRVPYVE; translated from the coding sequence ATGTTTTCCGCGATCCACGAGATAACCTTCAAGATTTCCTCCTACTGCAACCTCGACTGTGTCTACTGCTTTCAGACCAGGGACAGCAAAACCCAGGACGTACCTTTTACTAAATATATATATTTAGTTAAGTTCATGGAGCAGCTCCCCCTGGCTGATCGGGTCGAGATCAAAATAACGGGCGGGGAATCTTCCCTCTTTATCGAGCAGATACGCCATGCCTATCGGCAACTCAAGAAGATTGAGCGCACAAGGGAAGTTAAGTTGTGGTTCACGACTATCTCCAATGGAACGAACATCGAGGGCATATTGGGCTTGATGAATGAGGGAGTCCTAGATGCGGAAGGTTGTAAGATATCCTGGGACGGAATCCATTCCGCCTCTAAGAGCCGCAAACCCAAGAATCCCGCCTATGATGACGAGTTCTTCAAGGAGAGGATTCGAACCTTGGGGTGTTCAAAGTGGAGAGATAAGGTCTTGGTTCGAATCGCCGTCACACCTGACACGGTGGATGACCTATACGCCAGTTTCCGGTTCGCCCTCGACTGTGGGTGTTCGAAACTGGAGTACTACTTCCTCACCGACTGTGACGAGTACCGGAATCCTGAGTTCGCCTCAAAGTTTGCGGAGCAACTTCGGCTAATTGCCGCGGACCATGCGGAGAATCCGTTCAACTGGTTCAACTGGGACACCTTGGCCTTCACCGAATTGGTGCTACCCAAGGATAACCGGACGAAGCTTCGTTCAATCGGTTGCCGCCATCTAGGCCGCTCACTATATATAGCGGCGAATGGGGATGTCTATCCGTGCGGATTCTTCGTTCCGGATAGCCAGTTCGGCTACTGCCAGTACAAGCTTGGTAACATCGAGGATGGCTTCAAACGCGAAACGGTGGAGGAGTTCGTCACCGAGTATATGAAGCAACCGATGTGCGATTACCAGTACTGTGACAACCTGCATTGCTTCGAATGTCCTGCCCTTACTAAATATAGGACTGGGCATATGAACCATAAACTCTGCCAAGCCTGCACATTGAGGGATATCGAGCGGCAAGTCTTCGCCGAGTTCCCTGGAAAGGTGGACGTAGAACAGACCAAGCGGATATTCGATTTCAGCAAGGACTGGGGGATATCCACCGACAATGTGAGGGTTCCGTATGTGGAATAA
- a CDS encoding radical SAM protein, which translates to MLTESCPSRCTYCYIKDRDGNSEMTMDTVDRIIAEHNPYRVIFFGGEPMLKPRLMEEILQKYHGSRKFQIVTSGLVNMDYLKYFQRRYPLDEIQVSWDGDGVHSRPLGDLALRNILDLSRTSSLDIKCVLNDANIKDMAVIHRRFTDLQKEGINGEFVIAHRPDTSEDFVREFRRQLPNCLEVEGKTYQEFLTKIQAVINRDEGFCSCDAGQYLVFRPNGEKHHCTILSQHKYFSVEELTQPCTHPDCRQCDIRFLCDGGCRYERYAVFGDDWQGMYLPQTCSLNRAYHEVITEWLHNLSPAYRHKLNGTLLRYRHFKNQYMGVN; encoded by the coding sequence ATGCTTACCGAATCCTGTCCTAGCAGGTGTACTTACTGCTATATCAAGGATAGGGACGGCAATAGCGAGATGACGATGGACACGGTAGACAGGATTATCGCCGAGCATAATCCCTACCGTGTCATTTTCTTTGGCGGAGAACCGATGCTAAAGCCTCGCTTGATGGAGGAAATTCTCCAGAAGTACCACGGCAGCCGGAAGTTTCAGATAGTGACCTCTGGCCTCGTCAATATGGATTACCTCAAATACTTTCAACGCCGCTATCCTCTTGACGAGATACAGGTATCTTGGGATGGGGATGGGGTTCATTCCCGGCCGCTTGGCGACTTGGCATTGAGAAACATTTTGGATCTTTCTAGAACCTCCTCGCTGGATATCAAATGCGTCCTCAACGATGCGAATATCAAAGACATGGCGGTGATCCACCGCAGATTCACCGACCTTCAAAAGGAAGGTATCAATGGTGAGTTTGTTATCGCCCACAGGCCAGACACCTCCGAAGACTTCGTCAGGGAGTTCCGGCGCCAACTACCGAACTGTCTTGAGGTCGAGGGGAAGACCTACCAGGAGTTCCTGACCAAGATACAGGCGGTAATCAATAGGGATGAGGGATTCTGTTCCTGCGATGCAGGCCAGTACCTCGTATTCCGCCCTAACGGAGAGAAGCACCATTGCACCATCCTCTCCCAACATAAATATTTCTCAGTCGAAGAACTAACCCAACCTTGCACACATCCGGATTGTCGCCAATGCGACATCCGTTTTTTATGTGATGGGGGGTGTCGCTATGAACGATATGCAGTCTTCGGCGACGATTGGCAAGGTATGTATCTTCCGCAGACTTGTTCTCTGAATCGTGCTTACCATGAGGTCATAACGGAGTGGCTTCACAATCTATCGCCAGCATATCGGCACAAACTCAACGGCACACTTCTCCGTTACAGGCATTTCAAAAACCAGTACATGGGGGTGAATTGA
- a CDS encoding Hint domain-containing protein yields MGDPFSKKTSSTSHTEPFTGKMAGEYNQLLQTAKSRFNNNPFASDLSNLGAWQRDTSGVQQSRAYLNNLTNNPFIASWASGQYADPTQDPTTMAAYRMGMNDIRKSFGGMMDQTNSTFAGRGFGNSSMRLNSLTKQAQDVSDQQSRFSTQFMSQAKKDNMDYTFKANELQNQWYQFLRQQGLDETQLSADEYNRQLELFKQRVGLDDKTFMEYASAVEMGKNPTTTAEQTESGGWGGSVLGALAGFYGAKAGKTAKAGTTTCFIAGTMVATPEGDKAIEDLVPGDIVYGVDMEEVEVEKIFTSMAEAVTMVTNDGGVTCTKEQLFFTDKGVFTTVEALKVGDKIANINGGYSIVEAIVPHGNDIVYDINVDTRENVFYVNGLLTIGFGGEPDEWVELG; encoded by the coding sequence ATGGGCGACCCTTTCAGCAAAAAGACTTCTAGTACTTCCCATACCGAACCGTTTACTGGCAAGATGGCGGGGGAATATAATCAACTCCTCCAGACTGCCAAAAGTAGGTTCAATAACAACCCATTCGCATCTGACCTTTCCAACTTGGGCGCTTGGCAAAGGGATACCTCCGGTGTCCAACAGTCCAGAGCCTATCTAAATAATCTAACTAACAATCCGTTTATCGCTAGTTGGGCATCCGGTCAGTACGCCGATCCTACGCAAGACCCCACCACCATGGCGGCGTATCGGATGGGCATGAATGATATCCGGAAAAGCTTCGGTGGCATGATGGATCAGACCAACTCCACCTTCGCAGGCAGGGGCTTCGGCAACAGCTCGATGCGGCTCAATAGCCTCACCAAGCAGGCACAGGATGTCTCTGACCAACAGAGCAGGTTCTCCACCCAGTTCATGTCACAGGCCAAGAAGGACAATATGGACTACACCTTCAAAGCCAACGAACTCCAGAATCAATGGTATCAGTTCCTGCGTCAACAGGGTCTGGATGAAACCCAACTCTCCGCCGACGAGTACAACCGTCAGTTGGAACTCTTTAAGCAGAGGGTTGGTCTGGATGACAAGACTTTCATGGAATACGCTTCCGCCGTCGAGATGGGCAAGAACCCCACAACTACCGCCGAACAGACGGAGTCTGGTGGTTGGGGTGGCTCCGTGCTTGGCGCCCTGGCAGGTTTCTATGGAGCCAAGGCAGGCAAGACCGCCAAAGCCGGTACTACTACTTGCTTCATAGCGGGTACGATGGTAGCCACGCCGGAGGGCGACAAAGCCATCGAAGACCTTGTGCCTGGCGACATCGTCTACGGCGTTGACATGGAAGAGGTGGAAGTCGAAAAAATCTTCACTTCGATGGCCGAAGCCGTCACCATGGTCACAAATGACGGCGGCGTAACCTGCACTAAGGAGCAACTCTTCTTCACCGATAAGGGTGTCTTCACCACCGTGGAAGCATTGAAAGTCGGTGACAAGATAGCCAACATCAACGGCGGGTATTCCATCGTGGAAGCCATTGTGCCGCACGGCAACGACATTGTCTACGATATCAACGTCGATACCAGAGAGAACGTCTTCTACGTCAATGGCTTACTAACTATAGGTTTCGGAGGTGAACCGGATGAGTGGGTGGAACTGGGGTAG